The following nucleotide sequence is from Pseudomonadota bacterium.
GTAGCCAGGAGAAACGGATGGCACGTGCCCAGGCTTTTGCCAAGATGAAGAAACGCCCGAAGTTCTCGGTTCGCCAGCGCAATCGCTGCAAGGTGTGCGGCCGGCCCCGAGGCTACTACCGCAAGTTC
It contains:
- a CDS encoding 30S ribosomal protein S14, whose translation is MARAQAFAKMKKRPKFSVRQRNRCKVCGRPRGYYRKF